In the genome of Lactuca sativa cultivar Salinas chromosome 3, Lsat_Salinas_v11, whole genome shotgun sequence, the window ttAAATGAAATTCATAGAGATGAAGAGCTACCCTTGTTGGTTTCTTCTCAGTTGGATCACAAATATTAGCAGAAGTTGGGCTTCGCTGTGATGTGATATCAAGTTTTTTTAGCATTTTTTTCATAAAATGCATGGCATGGGCTTCTGATTTCTTGAAAAGGTTGGTTGGCTTAGGTTTTTGTTTTCTTTCCCCTTCTTTGGTTGGTGGTGTTTCTGAAAACTCTTTGAATGGACATATCGCCATACTTTTGTTATCTTTGGTGTCCATACCATTGATTTCCTTCTCATCTAAAGTAACCCCTTTCTCGTTACGTGATTCATTAATTACGCTATTAATTACTTCTTTTTCATTCAGCTTCTCTAATTTGTTTAGAGACTTCACTTCATTCTCTGATGCTTCCGTTTCAATTTGCATTGCAACTTTTGGTGTCATAGACTCTTCTGTAACTGAGATTGAACCAAGAGTTCCAATTGCAAGAAATGCGTGAATGAACTGCATGTTCATGTCACCGGTTTCTTcttcatctaattcttttacaCTATGCGCTTCAAGTGCAAGAGATGATTCTGAATATACTCTGGGTTGCCTGAAGTGTGCAGAAAATTTCTTTTCTTCAGGATAATATTGTTGTTCGTGAAGCCCCAATAGTGTTGAGAAACAAGACGATGATTTCCCTGCATTTGAAGTTTAAATGTTTGTAAATAatattgtgtttgctagttagtcCTGCTTCTATCATAGGAATATAGAGTTGTAGTGACTTTTGAAACACAACTTATTTGTCACAATTTCTTCCAAACATGTGATCATGAAGGGAAAAGATTGTGTCAGCAGTTACACAAGCGATACTTTAAAAAGGGGGGCGGGGGTTTCTTTAAGTACATATATAAAAATGTTAGGAAAGCATGGAGTAAGTACTCGTGGAGACATTTCTCTTTTCTTCATCATTGTTTTTCTTGAATTTTCTGTGCATCCAACCTAGTGCCTGATATAGTAGAAGAGATATAAGATTAAGATTATAAATCTTCATGATTACTCTTAATTAAGATGGAGATAGATGTACTCACATTCATCTTGAACTTCGTATAAAGATGTTAACTGTAGCTTGAAATGGAAGTAGAAAAATGCTTGGAAGCACTAGTTTAGGAATTTAAAAATATGAGAGGTGCGAAGCTATTTAAGATGATTTTGCATAAAAAGTAAACAACTTGTTGCTAGATTGTTTGAGATTTAGCGGAAAAAACATAGAGAAACATACAAAAGTATGTTAATTAGGAACAGAATCATGATCACTGTTATTTATGAACAACGAGTATTTCATGTGTTATTGTGGACCTTGTGGTGCTATTttcacatgatatataattgacATCAAATAGTGAAAAACTAATTTTAATATCTTTATATTGTTGTAGCTGTTAAGTTCAATCATAAAATAACCATAGTGATCTATGCAATTTGGTGTTAGTGCGGTGCATGGACCCGCCTAGGATTGGGTCTTAcgtacactttatttatttactttaattatattatttatatgttaAAAAAATGTTATAGAAAAAAGAATGCAATCTGGCCCCATTTCGTTTAAATGTTGTCACTCACATCATATCTCTCtctaagacaaaattgcaaaaatggccgatatggtatgtattttttttggggttttagtctaaACTATGATTTTTTGGTCTTTTTGAGAATGTTAGATTGTGATTTTAGTCATTCGGTAAATTGAAATGACTGTAATgcctttttgatttattttttatgttttttctatttaatttaaataaaaaagaaaataaataataaagttgggtccacctctctctctctctctctctctctcaaaagaacATTGAACGCACACACATGCTTAAATTAAACACATACACAAATCACACGTATACATAGGAAGTGGAGAAACAAACGAGAAAGGATCGAGTTTTTTTTGCCTCCGCCATTTTCCAAATCATGGCCGATATAATttggtgtgtatgtgtgttcaGTGTTGTATTTTGCTTGTTGGGTTTTTGGAACTcgatttcaaaaataaaaacatacataCACAATCAAATCAATTTTTGGGGATAAACTCATATACACAAATCAATTTCGATTTTAGGgtctttttttgtttcaaaaacgATTTGAAGAAACATACCTAAACCACAAGCACACAATTAAAGAAACTGGGCCATACTGTTATTGTTGTGAAGCACTGATTTGTGTAGAGGAATCAGACAAAGCCACTGCTTCCATTTTCTTCATGATTTCAAACTTTTGGGGCGAAAATGGAGGCATAGAAGGTTGGCTCTTGTAAATCTAAGCATACACAAGGTCATTATCATACTCGTTTACATTTGAATCGTGGATGAAGGATTGTAGATTATACTCTCGGATTCAGGAATCATTTGAGATTCGTTCTCATTACCTTTCAATCGAACCAAAGCAGCAGATACTTTAACCTTCTTATCCACCAACCCCATCGTCGTCGTTGTTAACCCCAATTTAGGTCAAATTTGAAGTTGAAATCGACGAATTGATCGATCCAAAAGAGGAACAAGTTTCCAATGCCATTGATTTGGCACTGAACTCGAATCACCACTAGTACCACCTATTTCCCCAAATCCCCATTGTTTATCAAACTCTCACCATTCCCTTCCAAACAATCCAAACgaagtggagagagagagaggtgggcccaactttattatttattttatttttcatttaaattaaatggaaaaaacataaaaaataaatcagAAGAGCATTAAAGTCATTTCAATTTACAGAGGAACCAAAATCACAGACAAACCACCTCAAAAGGACCACAAATTCAAAAAAGTCGCGGTTTGGattaaaacaccaaaaaaatgcataccatagggaccgtttttgaaattttttctccctattataataaaagaatatattattgtcacaccccaaaaccggaacggcggaaacgttctggggtggaagacgtcatgtcaagtatcacaacacatgcattatagtaatcaaagtacaacaaaacattgcattaatagtaatagttttacatggtttactttacaatacaacaaggtaatacaagtaatagaataaatacagcgtggtattaagctatcttcatcaacggctccagggatgtacctgtctaatgctaacctaagaatacaagttatttgaaaagcgagtatcagcatttttacaaatgctggtgagttcataagcatttagtgacgttttattcaaataactttaataagagtagtagtttaagagattacagtgtattagagttctttccagaaaatcctatattttctttaataaaagcagccttctaccaagactggacagagttacgtggtaaaaagtagttttcccttaattgctatcattatcaaaatacggaatttgattattaaagaaagcaagagaagtgAGGGAaatacatatgcctcagcagtgaggactgctgactaaggcaaaggaatcatagactccaggagagtatcgaacgaacgataCGCCTGGTTCAATCTAACAAAagaagacacagaccccagaaggtaccaaatgaaagatacatctgataaggtctaaaacagagaatacagaccgcagacagtatcaaatgaaagatacatcttgcaaggtcacaacagagaatacagacagcagacagtatcaaatgaaagatacatcttgcaaggtcaaaacagagaatacagaccgcagacaatatcgaatgaaagatacatcttgcaaggtcaaaacagagaatacagactgcagacagtatcaaatgaaagatacgtcttgcaaggtcaaaacagagaatacagagcgcagacagtatcgaatgaaagatacatcttgtaaggtcaaaacagtgtgactctgaaaatgagttaccagcatacagtgtaaattgccggtgaaataccgttaccttaagactatgaattataaggtaacccaggatactcgtaaccatactaaccgacactagagtaccagacaccCTACAAGTgtctagagaatatgacatttgtcaccccttggcttggtaggatGATAGGCACTACTCGTTTGTAATAGggcggacgaagtgcctgagtagtgcgggcACCTAccgcaactactcttccgaaggttctgagttttcttggtctaggtcaaatctagtgagtataggttcccatcactcggaacttaaATCTTTTCATCCACTCTTCTTAGGGTTTACTTTATCGCAGCTCTCGGATTTCCGAGATATTCGCTGTAatgcttaattcgggggattaagcgtgaatgggtggtcgtagtcaatgtccttgactcttacgactcagatttctttaccaaccgagggtgttagtTACTATGTTGGCTCAAGCGGAATGACAGCaacttcggatttgtggtcattatagtagctcaaacTGTGGGGGTTCTCTTGACTTTAGCTCCcgttccatgggataggatgaagggtctttctagggaatctactaggtatgcttcgggtggttatcgtcttctggaatgcatACAGTGCCCTTCACTTCTGTTCTTATCTGTTTaaggagggttggttaacagcgcgcggtacccctctcctgggtacttcgaaaggtttgagataagaggggcgactgacggatcgcattaagtttgattatttgtgttatgttttaggttcgaaagaacctttatttgccgacatggctacggagaaagttctttttacacagcactaaggatgtacacatggttgcactacgtcaaaccatgatcgatagaggcgtcgaagttggcatacctcgacatgatataaagtgaagatcgatagagtcatgtgccaaaCAAGcgcacaagttctaggcgtctcgggtttcgtcctatgtatcactgccgcagatacttggaccgatagaatagacgcggaactatagagagtcctaagtgtttccgagtagagtatcttttcatgaatggattctcacgagacATTTCTATAACCGCCTAACATATagtagtcatgtatatttaaggtggggaggactgttgactgagcgactccgccctaaatccacaaccaaacgaggaacaggaaatgaggcggccttcactcactctaggtctttccatcttaactatacatggtcgtaacgtatatgtttaaccattatagttttacctaatgaattttaaattttataacattgCTGCGACTTTTGCCTTAATGGGGAAATATTTACATTTTGAATTAGTCCTTtaatgttttcagtttagttatccgagatcgagagacgtaccaaaaatctaccaggttccttgatgtttctccctaagcattagagttagactcctccggtgtctttgtctttcccttcgattgggcagtccttcttgaagtgtcccatttcaccacataggtggcaaactgtacgggtcgccatattggtggttgatgtaatgaactcaaccggggttctgcagacgcgagcagtatgccccaacatgtggcacctagcacaatagagttcccggtagacaccatgatgatggtagctgcacttg includes:
- the LOC111877714 gene encoding protein LAZY 1-like, producing the protein MNALGWMHRKFKKNNDEEKRNVSTRKSSSCFSTLLGLHEQQYYPEEKKFSAHFRQPRVYSESSLALEAHSVKELDEEETGDMNMQFIHAFLAIGTLGSISVTEESMTPKVAMQIETEASENEVKSLNKLEKLNEKEVINSVINESRNEKGVTLDEKEINGMDTKDNKSMAICPFKEFSETPPTKEGERKQKPKPTNLFKKSEAHAMHFMKKMLKKLDITSQRSPTSANICDPTEKKPTRVFRKSRKIHPEAANRYVSKSHNSEMKRTSYDEDNDKQLKVKDEGTKHPRDGMLKKETVSCYPNGEKAHWIKTDAEYFVLEF